A region of the Nothobranchius furzeri strain GRZ-AD chromosome 13, NfurGRZ-RIMD1, whole genome shotgun sequence genome:
TCGACTTGTTGAATcatcaatgccccccccccccaaaaaaatctgatttcaaAGTTTAGGGCAGAACATTAACCTTGTGACTTCATCACACGATTGTCTGGACGTAGAAGATGACCGTTTACAGTCAGTCGGAGAGCTAGCAGGGCTCGGACCCGTCTGTGAACAAGATTCGTCCACCTGTCTGGTTTCTGTGAACTTCATTGAACTTTGAATAAATACCGTCATCCACCACATTCTCTCCTACTCGTCTCtttgacgtcacccctcctcttCTTTTGCAGTTCTTAAACATCGTCTGTAAATCACAGTAAAGCCTAATTTTGCAAATAAACCAAAAGGTCTTTTGTTCCTAACACGTAATATCCATTAAAAATCTTGCTAAAGCACTCGCGTGTTCTGCAGAACTGCAACACTTTGGCAAGTTTGCAACAGTAAattaattttcattatatttagaAACCAGTGGCTGCTGATTTGTTGAGTTATTTTCCATTCATTTTATAATTAGCACCGTTTCAGTTAATACATTTGGAGCGGGAATGCAGAATTCTGTGAAATTAAAACACAATTTGAGAAAAGATGAAACGGATTTCACGAGACCCTTCTGTTTCTGCCAAAGATTTAATGTAACaataggtcttttttttttttactttgttataTGTCAGATTTATGGTTTGATCGTCAAAATTCTCTGACATATCATTTTCGACCATTTTGCCCACCCGTACAGCACCGTGAGGATGTTAAACTTTTGGGGATGAATTCACCTGATATTTAGGGACGGGTCAGTCACAGTGGCCGTGGGCTTCGTTGGAACACTTGTACCTCCAGTTTTGGAGTGGATTGTGTTGAAGCCCCATAGTCTTCATCATAGCCTAGTGAACCAGACCaaactcttgctttgcaaagtttggtctaggaatgctccactggaacctctgcagcccctaacagctggccaatcacagctctctagaggggtttcaaacacataaagagctgtgattggtccataatggtgggccaatcatagtgctctatctgcttagtgaacaaatcacagagctttatctgctctgtgggccaatcagggcactctatatgcctggcgggtgggatgatgcaacagagtgaaacaagatggcaacagctcgtttgaaacagcttttacatcaatgttggactattagaacttgggcttcatcagaatcaggagcagatagatgtatttaagtgctttttttttttagaaaaaattgtgttttctccttcttcaactgcggactgcctcatttaccgatagctgttgcagtgagtatgtcacattcattgtccagtagcatgcagagatcatttgaaagacaacggtagaacccgccccacaaccgatagccgtcaatggagcgttgccagactaataaatacatttatttagtctggcttgccaggctatcctcatcacacactggtgaaattcatctctgtatttgacccaaccccgtggggagcggtgagatgcagctgtggctgtgctcgggaactgttTGGTGGTGTAACCCCCACTCcatccccttaaagctgagtgtcaagcagggaggcactgggtcccattttttttaaaagtctttggtatgacccgactgggatttgaaccctgatctccctgtctcagggcggacactctaccattgAAAAGGTAACAAGACCACAGAAGGTGTCCCAAAAATGCAGACTTTTTAATAACAGTTCAAATAACTCCTTTATCACACTTGCTTGCTGTAAACTTTACTTATTTTGAACAAAGTGCTGTGGTGGGGATGAACGGGATGTTCTGCTCACATCCTTCTAGTTTTGGCTGCAGTTTCAGCATTGTAGTTTTGTGGAAACTCGTGTGAAACAAATGTTTTGTAAAGATTTTGTGTCGATACTTAACTACATCACATTGATTAGTGTTGCAGCATTGACAGCCAATGGCCTTGGCTGTAGGAATCAACAAACAAGACTCTTTCAGCTCTAGTCATCCATGTTTTTGTAGCAGAGAGAAGAGTTGTGTGTCCTCTGCGTGTCTTACTGAGCTCCACCGCCAGCCGTTTGGTTTCCGTACCTCCAAACAGATCCTGTGGTGTTATCGAGTAGCCCGGCTCCGATATGGCTTCTCTGTTGGGAGACCACAAGATGAGGCTTTGACAAAAGCAGGATGTCCTGTGCGCTCAGAAACGCGTCTCAGTAGACAGATGGTGATAAGTACGCTGCTTAACATGACAGCCTTGGTGCTAATTCACCCTCATTCGGAAACGGGCGTGGGACGAATGAAGGAATGAGGACAAGGGCAACAGCAAAAGGACAGCTGGATCTTTAAAACCCGACACGACCATCTAGGAAGAATTAATTGGAAATCAACTATGTCATCAGATTTTGTACGATTTCTTGTTTAAATACAGAAATGTGATCTTTCCTTGTTTGCTCCTGGGTTATGCGGTGTCTTTGGTATCTTCTCTTCTGAACATCGTGACTCTGCCAGGGATTTTATATCTCAGCTTAGAGGTGGTTAAGGTCAGAGCTGAGAGCGTTTGCCAGCTAGACCGATTTTCCATAACTACCCGTCTGGATCAGCTTCTGTTTGTCTGCTCGTCTGTCCCACCTCTGCTGAGACTACTTCCTGTTACTGACTGGACGATGACGTCGCTATAAGCACTGGAAAGTTAAAATACGAATGTAAAACAAGTTAATCACCGTTAACATTACATTAAGGGGTATGTGTTGAAGAATTATGCCATGGGCGGCCTTTCAAAGGCACAGATAGAAGCCAGCTCTGGATACTACTGGAGCGTTGGGAATCACACTGTGCCGTTCTAAAGTTACTCACTGGCAGCTGTTCCTATTCTTGGCTCTGCTCCCTCTGATGTCAGTTTATTGTGAGCTGCCTAGCAGCTGACCACGGTCCCGTGCTTTATATGCTAACTATTGTTTCCGGTGATGCGCGGTTGAGGCGGCGCATACATTCCACGCATAAGCTGCACACACAGGCCCCAGCGCTTGCCAAGATAAACAATCACACGGCTAGGTTTTCCTTTCTTGGTCCAAGAAGGCATCCTTTGACGACTTGAACTCAAAGCATCTATCCATCACCTGCTTCCAGGCTACAGATCGCTCAGGAGGAGCATCGCACGGTGGAAGTGGAGAAGGTGCACCTAGAACAGAAGCTGAGGGATGAGATAAACATAGCAAAGCTGGAGGCCCAACGACTGAAAGAGCTGCGTGAAGGCACAGAGAATGAGCTGAGTCGCCAGAAGTACGCAGAGCAAGAGCTAGACCAGGTATGAGCACTCTGTTCGCTGACATTTAGCCATGACAGATGTTTGTTTTACACCAGGAGAGAACGTCTTAATCATTTTGTTCACTTAAGTAGTGAAACGTCAACGAACCCCACACGAGGAAGCCGAACACAAACATTTGCTTAAAGGATGATCTCATTTAGGAGTTAAGAGTTTTGTTTTGGGTGATTTTGTTCAGAAGCTGATTAGAGCTGGAGCCAGTCGAGACTTTTAGGGTGCGTTGTAGGTAATTAATTAGTATGGACCTGCACTTGTGAACCAGGATGTACGGTGCATTTACTGAAACCACGTtgggtttttttttagttttgcaTCCAGTGTACAGAAAATCTGAAAATTTAAGCTATGCCTGTTCTTAGACGTGCCGCTTTCAGCCCTCACTCATCATGTGAAACTGGCTGCAGGTTCGCATGGCCCTGAAGAAAGCAGAGAAGGAGCTGGAGTCACGGAGCGGCTGGTCTCCTCCAGAGTCTCTGCAAAAGTGGCTGCAGCTCACCCATGAGGTGGAAGTGCAGTACTACAACGTCAAGAAGCAGAATGCCGAGCGGCAGCTGCTGATGGCCAAAGAAGGGGTGAGCGTGTTTTGTAGAAAGGATCCCTACGTTAGAAAACTCGTGACTGTTTCCACTGGTGCAAACAAAAGCTGAATCACCTGTTTCCACAGGCAGAGAAGATCAAGAAAAAGAGGAACACCCTCTTTGGGACTTTCCACGTAGCTCACAGCTCTTCCTTGGATGATGTGGACCACAAAATATTGGCAGCAAAGTAAGTCGAGTGCGGAACGAgcgatataaataaagtttgtgtTTCATTTGGTTTAAGTATTTCTATTGTTTTTCTCTGAAGACAAGCTCTTGGTGAGGTGACTGCTGCTCTGAGGGAGAGGCTGCATCGCTGGCAGCAGATAGAGATGCTAACGGGCTTCATCGTCGTCAACAACCCAGGCCTTCCCTCGTTGGCCTCGGCACTCAACGTGGATCCCAGCTTCATGGGCGGCAGAGCCACGTCGCAGCCCTTTGTCATGTCCGATGACATGGACGACTTGGACGAGGGCCTTGTGCCGGGAATTTTTCAATGTAAGGCTCCTTTGAATCAGCAGTTGGCGGGGACTAGCAAACGAATCTCTAAACAGCCAAAGACCTCGGAGGCCAAGTCAAAAAATCTACTCGCATGAGAATTTGGACTCTTTGCTGCGTTCACTTGTCTTCGTGGCATTCAAAGAGTATGTGGgttaaaaatgtatcaataattGATATTGGATTATATTTAGTAATTGTTCTCAAGCGTGTTGCAAATGTAAATcgacttgtttgttttgtttttgcaaacaACTACCTTTTTAACTCTGTATACCTTTTATCACTGTTCTCACTTTGGAAAAGTGTTTCCTCAGTCGACTGAGACTGAAGCCTTCTGGGACCTTTTCTTTACAGAGAAGTTTACTTTACAACAATCATTTTTTCAAACAGACCTCCGTGTAGCGGTCGTGTCCTGATGTATGCTGCACAGATGCTGAGTCAGAGCTGCTGCAAACGAAATGTGCCAAACGCAGCCAATGCACCTCCGAGCCGCCAATGCAAAAAACATTGTTTGGATGTAGAATTCCTAAGTAAAAACAATTTCTACGAATTTTATGTCAAGAAAGCATTTTTAATATTTCGtagctgtttattttttatttttttatattttagccTTGAATAACAGGAGTAGCACTCAGAATCACATTGCCTTTTAATAACCATCAACCACCCCCGTCTCACTCCCCTCTCTCCCTCCACCACCGTACCGTCATTTGACTCCCAACACCACCTAATGTCAGATGGCACCCTGCAGCTGGAGCGTCGAGCCAGTGACCCTTGGTCCAATCTTTCACTCTGTCGGCCCATGTGGAAATATTCTGGTTGGCTATTTGTTCACGCCCCAGTCCAGTCCTCAGTCTCTTGCTCCGCCCTCCCCTTTGACCAGATCCTTGTTGCACCTTTCTAACTAGCGCCATGTTGCAAATGGACACAGCTGAATGAAAACATTTTTTGTCTAGaggatgcactgatatgaaaatTAGAGCCGATATTAATATCTGATATTATTActgctgttatggccgataaccggtaTTTACAGATACTACATATATTCTAGCATGTTCCCCACACTTTTGGCACTGCGACCACTTCACCTACATTGCCTCTCTGCTTCGGTTAACCCCCATCACCTTCTCTGCACCGTTACTACTGTCACAGTACCACATGACCTTCtccctagagccctgcacgggcctaaaatctgagcccgtgtccgggccggcccgaggcggtggagccccagcccgacccggtctgaaaaacttttcaggattctctggcctgacccgagcccggcttttttttttttttgacctttcataatgttttagcgtgatagaatgctcagcattctaataatctgtgggaagcgttctgcagtaaaaaagaaagaaaaagagcaTCAATGCCGCTTTTTTTTCTAAccgagcgtatttttcgagcggcagatgaaatttacgaacactcttatttattggatgcgtttgtaaatttaatctgctctgaaaatgcgctcttgtgtaattagaaaaaaaagcagcattctaattttctaactgcagagcacattttcagagcggcagattaaataaacgccccccaGTTAATAAAGCGtttgaaaatgcgctctgcagtcagaaaaaatagccccagcaatgaatgctggattttttttaactgcagagcgaatttattcacaggaaaatagaatgctgccgttttcatgagattaaacgaatggtttctgacagagtggacataaaatggcatattagaataggggcacatgtttcaatcagcagtttgagaattcgtttatattataaaccacacagaccttaactgagctaacgggtgccggtgcgtgagaagcaggcaggtgctgctgcgtttaagtttttcaggttttttttatgaatttgattaaaagtaaaggcgcccggcccgtgtccaagataattgcacagtcgttggcccgaagcccggcccgagggccgggccgacccgtgggcctagggcttcagtgcagggctctacttctCCCCCTCCCAAAACCGATACACAAACAGAAACAAGGTGAATATATCAGCCCAGTTTTACTTATGGGATCGATGTGGATATGTCAAAACAAGACTAACATCCGATATCGATGTTGATGTCGATATATCGTGCATCTCTTGTTTATTTACAAATCTTCTCAATTTTAACTCTCATGCCTCCACCTCTTATTTGTTACCAGTGCACTCCTGCCTTCTTATCCTTTCCTTTTATGTTAAAACTAATCATTTTGTTGGATTTAATTTTTGTTGTAATAGATTGAAATTAGGGATGTTCGATATTGGCCTTTTTACTGGTGTCCAGTAAAGCCCAACTCTTATTTCTGATACAAATATAAACTGATGCTAATGAATACAGGGTCCCCCTTTCATAACCCCCCCCCAATAAATCCAGGTAACTAACttcacatatctcctatcatgcatGCTTCAACTTTAAACATCTGTGCAAAATATGTTAACAAATTCAATTAAAGCTACAACGGCAAATCTGCGAAACAATCTAGATGAAAACATTGTCTTTCCATGCCTCATTCTAACAAAGTAaagctataaatatgttgtggagatttaaaaaaattattaaagcatttctctcacatttgtctacaaACCTCGGCCAATAACTCGGCTCAGTACGAAGCCAACGATTGGGCGGTTGGATCGTCTATCTCATTCCGCTCTTACCTGGGTCCTCCATCCATCACAACAGACGGGACGATAGCGGCCCAGAGGGGTGAGAGTTAGCAGAGACGTAAAGTTTGATGTTTAGTGTGTGCATTGCATGTAAACGTATCATTAAGAGTAAAAACCCATGGCAGTAATTTCCGATAATGCATTCTAATACCAATGTCGTGTgataatatcggacatccctaGTTCCAAACCTCTTAACTGTGATACAAAGTTTAAATATCCAAACCACACGTCTGAACAGCTCTccacgaaccccccccccccccgctggtcTGGCCTCTCCTTTAGGATGTGTTTTATGTGTCTGTCAGTAATCCTGCCGTTCTGTGCCAACAGCTCCCAGTATGATGTCTCTGCGCCAACGCCACATTGACCCTCAGCTGGCTTTGGGCTCCCAGAGGTTGGTAGAGAGTTCCCTACTAGCAGGGCATCATGGAGAGGGAATCCACCCGTCAAAGCCTAGACCCGCCTTCAGGCAGTCACGCAGCCATTCGTACGGGCAGCTCGAGTGCCTCCCTCTGCCGCCTCTTTCCTCAGCTGTTTCTCATCCGTCAGTCATCTGTTCCTCCCACCCAAACCCTCAGTCTGTGCCCTCCATGTCCTTGTCCTCTTCCTGCTTATCTGGCTCTGTGGCTGGTGGTCTAGCCCCTCCCTCCTCCCATGTATTTCATGCTTCTTTCCAGCCCATGGATTCCATTCCTGACTTCACATTCTCAGACGTCTCCAAAAGTCAGTCCTCATGCAGCAACAGTTTCGGGTACTCTTCTTCCTTCACACACTCTGCATGTGTGTGGGTTGTTTTCTCACTGCCTGTTGGTTTGGGTTTGACCTTTTAGTTTGGTTGCCTCTCTTTTTGCTTCTTTCTTTTTGTCCTAACGTGTGATGTCCCCTAACGTGTGATGTTTCACCATCACAGCTGCACTTATCCCATTTCTGGCTTTGCAGGCATTAAGTAGACAAACCAAAGCATGCAGGGCTTCTTTTATTGTCCCCTTTATTATTTCTAATGAGTGCATTGTATTTTTCCCCCACAGAGACCTAAACCGCTCCGATTCCGACTCTTCCTTGTCTCTTTCTCAAGTTGGGGATCGGTTGTCTGCCTACGGCTCCAAAAGCCACCTAATCAAACCAACCTCTCTCATTCATGGGGTGTCCAACCGGGCTGATGATGCAGTTTCCTTGCACGCGTACACCCCCAACGGCGGGAACCGCACGCACGAGGGAAACGCTGCAGAGGTTTCGTCTGGAAGCCCGATCCTCATGAGGGAGATTCACCACATGCAGAAATCCCCCAGCCTGGGAGAAATCAACAGTCTGTCGGAGTCGTCTCGCTCTTTCAGTCCCAACTCCACTGAGCCAGATACGCCGTCACCCACAGGAGGGCAAGCAGGAGTTGTGGGGGTAAAAGGTAGCAGCCGCATCCCTCAACTGTCCTCCAAAAAGAGCCCTCTGGAGGAAGACAGTTGCTCAACCGGAGAAGACACAGATTCCACTGCCAGCCGCAAGAAACACACCTTCAAGATTTTCAAAAAACCGAAGAAATGAGTGCAACATGACCTAAGGGCTATTAAAGCTGTTTGACTGTATTCCTCTGTCGGCctgttattgttttgttttacttttttctgtttgttttaaggAGTCAAACGATGGCGCAATTAGCTGCCAACGCGTCTTTCTGTAGGTTATAACCACCTACTACGGACTGTGGGAGCAATCAGCTGTTTCTGTTTGTTTGCTTTTCTGGTCAGTGTTGAACACGATGGGCGTGGGCAGGTTTGTACATTAGAATGTGAAGTATTATTTATTCCTGCAGGAAACGGTGCCAGTCTGAAAGGGGACATGACATGTCTCCCTCTTGGGTTTTTTTGTTCTTGTTCTACAATCTTTGACATTTTGCATGTCTTCACTTTAGTTTGGCTGATAATCGAATGCTCTTAGTCTTTGCTTGGTTCTTGTCAATATCCtgcttaaaacaacaaaaaagcccTGATTGCTACGTAACCACTCAGCCCTCAAATCCAAActgctttttcttttcttttttccactTTAGTTTTTAGTGGTTTTAGTATCTGTACTTCTAGTCGTCTTGTTTGCAGCGTTGGAGAATTCAAAATTCACTTTTAGCTGTCGAGAAATAAAATTTGAACGCACTAAATAGGTACTAATCACTGAATAACAGTTACTGCTGTACCTAAGAAGCACATCGCCTAATATAATGATAGGCCCGATTCACACGTCAGGATAATCACGCCGATTTTTGACTCGATTCTCTCTTCCCGAccatcttaaagagacaatgtgtagtttttactgttaatatctggaaatatccatcaaaattttgttgaaaattaattgaaTGAGGCCCAGTTGTAGAAAAAGGTTGGTGGCTTTGTGGCATAACCATAaatattgggtctaaaatacatcggAGCGTGTTTAAGTCTGGGCGATACCATGCTTCCTTCTATggcagcccgtgaggacaaaatacgtttactgatttgtaacagacGATTACAAAACTTAaacgctgttttttttttttttttacacttttacctcttcacttgttgccagtggtgaaaggaagtctgatttttgttttgctggaggttgctctgccagggatttttgaccctaatgaccatccattggtaaggtcttaagcctgattcatgcttctccgtcagctccgcaagggacacacgcacggattgacggaagcgttttgctctcatacttctccgtctcctggggagcgttgcaaagcaattccctgccaggacaacagagggcgtagcgctgttctgtggtatcctgtcatgtatcggtccaagatagtgtttatattgtgttttttttttttttgtatatgagagactttttaacacagacaaatttgtctctcatcctcctccacctcttcatgcgctccccacttctaaacccacgtttcctgtcatttccatccacaaataaaacgcttgctgcacatcttttcactcctccagtcacggggaattaaacgttcatgtttttagagttttttcgtgaggtattcttcaagctgctccgtgtcctcGGCTCTCTGTTTGTGAGGGCGCAAagccggcggtgtagacgacagcggcgtcatgaccaatcacaagcttgcgttgtccgtctcgactgacagaGGTTTAGAAAAGGGAGCTCGGCTCGCTCGTCCTtgtggagctctccggcaggctcgcaaggatgttgcgtgtctccgcactgacgcagacggagaagcatgaatcaggctttactccaacacaaaaatactgcttacttGCAATTATTTGGGtatatactgccccctattgccagggaaaatacgcaTCATCACTTTAAGGATGTCCGATTACTGTAATAGCTCTAAAGATAATCCTATTAGATATGcctgctgtgtgtggtgtgtatgAGCACTCTGGTCTGATCACAAATTGGGAATATTAGACATGTTGGATTGTCTAGCCCCAATTTCAAGGACAAACctacttttagccaatcagaaagcaaggtgaCGGAAGCACATGACATGCTTCTCCTCAaccgtgtttttttttcttcaaagtcGCGTTTAATCCAGCGAGATTTCCCGTCTGACCAAGGGGAACATTTGCGTGTGAAATCAGTTTGTGAGAAGTTTTTGCCACcacacactggtcctgctgtggtttttcaATCTCTACGTATTAGGTCACGTATATTaaaaatcctgccgtgtgaaccgGGCTTTACAAGAAGGACAATCAGAAAGTAGAGTTTGTTGAAAATGATCTAAGAGGCAGGCCCCTTACCTTCGTTCCGCTCGTTTAAGTGATTTAAGCTGATTTGGCAGAAATCTGGTGATACATGCttcatgtaaaaagaaaaataaatgcacGACCTGTATACTACAATAGATGTTTTCCAAGAAAAGCTTCTATGATTCCCAGATTTCCTCCTGTAGGTGAACAGGGTGAAAGTTTATTGTCTTTTTATTTGTGATTAGTACTATCCGCACTGCAAATTGTCTTTAAGTTATAAGTAAGGGCTACGGTTACTAGGAAAATCATCTgctctggatttaaaaacaatctTACCACTAAATAGCATTTTTTATGATAGACTCAAGTTGTGGAGGCAAAAAAaccaattgtgtaaaattgccaaatccctGTTTCTTCTCAGAGGCCTTTATATTTGTGGTGTCGTTCAATCTTTTGAGCCCCCTTTACTCAGAATACAGAACTGCATGATGAACTCAGTGCTGCTGTACatgcagagtttttttttaaaagctgAATGTCCAATGGTTTTGTCTGTAACAGGATCTTGTGTTTACAATCGTTACAGATCGTTTATCGGATTATTACAACCAAGAATTTTGTGAAAGTTTCAGTGTAAGTTTGCTTCGTTTAAGCACAGAACTATGCATCAGTAGTGTTAGGTTctttgagaagaaaaaaaaaagaagtagggACGCCAGTAGGTTTAGGGTGCTCCTGAGAGAAGAACAACCAAAAAGTGCTGCAGAAGACACTGTCTCTCCCAGCGTCATCATGTATCAGGTGGTTTGGATCTAAAAGATTTAtctaattatttcttttttttttttaaacggctgAAAAGAGATCATTTTCCTCCTGGTACTTTTTAAAACCTCCTTTTTCCTCCTTCCTTTTGCACGGCTGCTACAAATTGGAAATGTCACctgaatgtgtatgtgtgtgtgtgagagagagagagaaggtgtGGGTGCGCGTGTCCCATCAGCTCCCAGTATAATGCACTGTAAAGTTGATGCATGTCAACTGTCGTAACAAAACCTATATTGGGTTAAGAGAATGGATCAGCTTATGCTCTCATTTCCAACTTTTCTTCTTCGTCTCATTTTGAGCCTATTTAAGAGTACATGTAGTATATTTGTacagaaaaagattaaaaaatttTGCATCTGTGGTGGTCTGGACTTTGATGGCACTCCTGCATGATAGCAAtaaactattttgaatgaaaaaaaaatcagaatttttttttattccccTCCTTCGGTGCTATAAACATTGAATCCTGCTACAAAAGCTCAACCAGAATTTGGTAAAATTTCTGGATTATCAGAACGCGGCCTTCTGCATGCTACAATCTCTGTTTAGGGTTGGGGTGGAGTTGTTAAATATTTACCTGGGATTCAGCCTAGGTGAAGTGAAACAGGATTAGATCCGGATCTGGAACCTCTTTGTTCCACTGCAACGTGAGTTTCTTTAATGAAAACGCTGCGGAACATGCATTTCCCTTCAGGGTTCCAGTTCTTCTGTCTGTCCTGCCTCAGCTTGCAGGTAGGAGCCAGTTTAAAGTTGTCATCTCTTGGCTGGATTGTGTTTTATTCAGCAGTTGTGGCTGTCTTCTGTCCCAGATTGTTTGGTGTTCAGATCAGGTGTTGCTCCTGAATCCTCCAGAGGAAACTCTACCAGTCCACCTGTTGAACATCCTCTACTCGTGTCATGCGCCTTCGACTGTGCTTCTGGACCTTGTGGTGACTTCTGAAACTGGCACCGTTTCCAAATTCCTGCTCGGAGAGTGGAGTTGTGTTCCCAGTGATCCTGTTATAAAGACTGTGAGGCTGACTCTTCCTGACTGGTTGGTGTACCAAGCAGATGGGGTCGTTCCTGACTCTCACT
Encoded here:
- the stim1a gene encoding stromal interaction molecule 1a isoform X3 is translated as MELYKSVTLWIFCLCLIGEGVPEKQNSSASDSLLDNSNTPDFCRIDEPLCKDENAILSFEAIRSIHKQMDDDANGNVDVAETDGFLREDLNYHDPKAKHNSFHGDDQFISVEDLWNAWKSSEVYNWTVDEVVVWLISYVELPQYKDAFQKMSFNGSTMPRLAVKNTTLTLSILKILDRSHVQKLQLKALDTVLFGAPLMNRHNHLKDFMLVVSIVIGMGGCWFAYIQNRYSKDHMKKMMKDLEGLQRAEKSLHDLQQKLQIAQEEHRTVEVEKVHLEQKLRDEINIAKLEAQRLKELREGTENELSRQKYAEQELDQVRMALKKAEKELESRSGWSPPESLQKWLQLTHEVEVQYYNVKKQNAERQLLMAKEGAEKIKKKRNTLFGTFHVAHSSSLDDVDHKILAAKQALGEVTAALRERLHRWQQIEMLTGFIVVNNPGLPSLASALNVDPSFMGGRATSQPFVMSDDMDDLDEGLVPGIFQSPSMMSLRQRHIDPQLALGSQRDLNRSDSDSSLSLSQVGDRLSAYGSKSHLIKPTSLIHGVSNRADDAVSLHAYTPNGGNRTHEGNAAEVSSGSPILMREIHHMQKSPSLGEINSLSESSRSFSPNSTEPDTPSPTGGQAGVVGVKGSSRIPQLSSKKSPLEEDSCSTGEDTDSTASRKKHTFKIFKKPKK
- the stim1a gene encoding stromal interaction molecule 1a isoform X2, with amino-acid sequence MELYKSVTLWIFCLCLIGEGVPEKQNSSASDSLLDNSNTPDFCRIDEPLCKDENAILSFEAIRSIHKQMDDDANGNVDVAETDGFLREDLNYHDPKAKHNSFHGDDQFISVEDLWNAWKSSEVYNWTVDEVVVWLISYVELPQYKDAFQKMSFNGSTMPRLAVKNTTLTLSILKILDRSHVQKLQLKALDTVLFGAPLMNRHNHLKDFMLVVSIVIGMGGCWFAYIQNRYSKDHMKKMMKDLEGLQRAEKSLHDLQQKLQIAQEEHRTVEVEKVHLEQKLRDEINIAKLEAQRLKELREGTENELSRQKYAEQELDQVRMALKKAEKELESRSGWSPPESLQKWLQLTHEVEVQYYNVKKQNAERQLLMAKEGAEKIKKKRNTLFGTFHVAHSSSLDDVDHKILAAKQALGEVTAALRERLHRWQQIEMLTGFIVVNNPGLPSLASALNVDPSFMGGRATSQPFVMSDDMDDLDEGLVPGIFQSPSMMSLRQRHIDPQLALGSQRLVESSLLAGHHGEGIHPSKPRPAFRQSRSHSDLNRSDSDSSLSLSQVGDRLSAYGSKSHLIKPTSLIHGVSNRADDAVSLHAYTPNGGNRTHEGNAAEVSSGSPILMREIHHMQKSPSLGEINSLSESSRSFSPNSTEPDTPSPTGGQAGVVGVKGSSRIPQLSSKKSPLEEDSCSTGEDTDSTASRKKHTFKIFKKPKK
- the stim1a gene encoding stromal interaction molecule 1a isoform X1; the protein is MELYKSVTLWIFCLCLIGEGVPEKQNSSASDSLLDNSNTPDFCRIDEPLCKDENAILSFEAIRSIHKQMDDDANGNVDVAETDGFLREDLNYHDPKAKHNSFHGDDQFISVEDLWNAWKSSEVYNWTVDEVVVWLISYVELPQYKDAFQKMSFNGSTMPRLAVKNTTLTLSILKILDRSHVQKLQLKALDTVLFGAPLMNRHNHLKDFMLVVSIVIGMGGCWFAYIQNRYSKDHMKKMMKDLEGLQRAEKSLHDLQQKLQIAQEEHRTVEVEKVHLEQKLRDEINIAKLEAQRLKELREGTENELSRQKYAEQELDQVRMALKKAEKELESRSGWSPPESLQKWLQLTHEVEVQYYNVKKQNAERQLLMAKEGAEKIKKKRNTLFGTFHVAHSSSLDDVDHKILAAKQALGEVTAALRERLHRWQQIEMLTGFIVVNNPGLPSLASALNVDPSFMGGRATSQPFVMSDDMDDLDEGLVPGIFQSPSMMSLRQRHIDPQLALGSQRLVESSLLAGHHGEGIHPSKPRPAFRQSRSHSYGQLECLPLPPLSSAVSHPSVICSSHPNPQSVPSMSLSSSCLSGSVAGGLAPPSSHVFHASFQPMDSIPDFTFSDVSKSQSSCSNSFGDLNRSDSDSSLSLSQVGDRLSAYGSKSHLIKPTSLIHGVSNRADDAVSLHAYTPNGGNRTHEGNAAEVSSGSPILMREIHHMQKSPSLGEINSLSESSRSFSPNSTEPDTPSPTGGQAGVVGVKGSSRIPQLSSKKSPLEEDSCSTGEDTDSTASRKKHTFKIFKKPKK